A stretch of DNA from Rhizobium sp. EC-SD404:
CGGTCTCGGCGCGGCGCTGGCCGGACTGACCGGCGGGCTCTACGCGCCGACCATGACGATGGTGCCTACCATGGGGGCGACCTTCATCGTCGAAGCCTTCGTAACGGTGGTCGTCGGTGGCGCGGATGTCTTCCTCGGCACAGCCCCGGCCGCCGTCGTCCTTGCCGTCGTGAAGGCGGGCATGACGTCGTGGCAAGGCCAACTCTTCGGACAGATCGCGCTTCTCGTCGCAGTCATCCTGGTCATCCGGCTGCTGCCACGCGGCATCTCCGGCTTCATTCTCAAGGAACGTGCCTGATGACGCTCAGTGACGTGCAACCCCGGCGGCGCTCGCGCCTTGCCGCCGCATTCAGCCGGCTGGAAGGCCCGCAGACGATGGGGCGGGGTCCGGGCTTCTGGGCTGGCTTCCTGGTCGTGGTCGCCCTGGCATCCGCCTATCCGCTTTTCTCCGATGGGTACACCGTCGGCAACACGGTCTACTTCTTCACCTGGACCTTCATGGCCATGGGGCTCAGCCTGATCTGGGGATATGGCGGCGCTCTCTCTTTCGGGCAGACGGCATTCTTCGGACTGGCGGGCTACACCTACGGCGTACTGACCATCAATATCGGCGCCGAGTACGGCTTCACGCTCGTCGCGCTTCTGCTTGCGATGCTGGTTGCCGGTGCGCTGGCTGCGCTCATCGGGTACTTCCTGTTCTTCGGCCGCATCACCGGCGTCTTTCTAGGCATCGTGACGCTGTCGATCACGCTCGTCTTCGAGCGATTCATGGCCCAGACGGCCGGCCCGCAATGGGCGATCGGCTCGGCGAGGCTCAACGGCTACAACGGCATGAGCGGGATGCCGCCGCTCACCATTCCATGGCCGTCCGGGGACATCGTGCTCTATCCGGACATCGCGCTTTACTACGTGGTGCTGGGGCTCGTCGTTCTCGTCTATCTCGGTCTGCGCATGCTGGTGAATTCGCGCTTCGGCAACGTGCTGGTGGCGATCCGCGAGAACCCCGAGCGGGCCGAAATGCTGGGCTATGACATTCGCAAATATCAGCTCGGCGCCTTCGTCATCGGCGCCATGCTCGCCGGCCTGTCCGGCGTGCTCTATACGGCCTGGGGCCAGTACATCACGCCATCCAGCATGAGCATTACGGCGGCAGCACTTCCCATCGTCTGGGTCGCCGTCGGCGGCCGCTCCGACCTGACGGCAACGCTCGTCGGCACGCTTGTGGTGCTCGGCGGCTTCCAGGCGCTGACCATCTATGGCAGCCAGTATGCGTTGATCGTCATGGGCGCGCTCTTGGTCGCAACGGTGCTCGTCGCGCCGGAGGGCATCATCGCGGCCATCTCAAAGCTGCCGGCGCGACTGAGGGCGCGGTCTCAGAAAGGGGAGGCGGTCTGATGGCGCTTCTCCGCACCAGCGGTCTCAACAAGCATTTCGGCGGGCTGCACGTCACCAACGACGTGAACTTCGATCTGCAGGCGGGCGAGATCCATTGCCTGATCGGCCCGAACGGGGCCGGTAAGAGCACGCTCTTCCGCCTGATCCTCGGCGAGCACCTACCCTCCAGCGGCACGATCCATTACGACGGCACCGACATCACGACGGCCAAGCCGTTTCAGCGCATCCGCAAGGGCATCAGCGTCAAGTTCCAGGTGCCCGGCATCTTCAAGGCGCTGAACGTGCGCCAGAACCTTGAAATCGCCCTTCAGCACCATCTCGAAGGCCATTCGCTCGGTGAGGAAATCGATCGTCTTCTCGAGTTCCTGAACCTGACCGACGCTGCCGATCAGCTTGCCGGCAATCTCAGCCACGGCCAGAAGCAGTGGCTCGAAATCGGCATGGCGATCAGCCTCAAGCCGAAGCTTCTGCTGCTCGACGAACCGACCGCCGGCATGACGCCGGACGAGACCTTCGCGACAGGCGAGATGGTGCAAAGGCTGAATGCCGACGGCGTGACGGTTCTGGCCGTAGAGCACGACATGGCGTTCGTTAGGCAGATCGCGCAGCGCGTCACGGTCCTGCATTTCGGCCGTATCTTCGCTCAAGGCACGATTGACGAAATCGTAGCCGATGAGCGCGTCGCGGCGATCTATCTCGGCGAGGGCCACCATGACTGACATTCTTCTGAAGACCGACGGCCTGTGGGCCGGATATGGCGGCAAGCCCGTTTTGCAGGGTGTCGACCTCGCCATCGGCAAAGGCGAGATCGTCGCCGTCATCGGCCGCAACGGTGTCGGCAAGTCGACGCTCATGAAGAGCCTGATCGGCCTCTTGCCGAGCTTCAAGGGCGGCATCACCTTCGGCGATACGGACATTCGGAAGCTGCCGGCGCACAAGCGGGCCCGCCTCGGCATCGGCTACGTGCCGCAGGGGCGGGATGTCTTCCCGCGCATGACGGTGGAGGAGAATTTGAAGGTCGGCGCGTCGATCGCGCCGGGCGCAAAGGTGGATCCGGCGATCTACGACGAGATCTACCAGTACTTCCCGATCCTCGCCGAACGCCGCAATCAGCGGGCGGGAACGCTTTCAGGGGGGCAGCAGCAGCAATTGGCGATCGGCCGGGTGCTTGTCGGGCGCCCGTCGCTGATCCTGCTCGACGAGCCGTCGGAAGGCATCCAGCCGTCCATCGTGCAGGATATTGCGCGCATCGCCGTCGAACTCAATCGAACGACCGGCGTCGCCATCGCCTTCGTTGAACAGAACATCGACATGATCCGGGCCATGGCGCAGCGCTGCTACGTCATGGACAAGGGCCGCATCACGGCCGAACTGACGCCTCAGATGCTGGATAGCCGCGAAACGGTGCGGCGCTATCTAGCGGTCTGAACGACGTGAACGAGAAAAGCAGTCTGAAGGAGGACGCCAATGAGCTGGTTTGACGAGTCCATCATGGCACGGAAGGCCGTCGCCAAGGGTAAGCCCGGCGAGCACCACACCATCACCGAGGCGGAGCAGGGCATCTATCACTATGTCTACGGCGCTTTCGTCGAGCCGAAGCTGCACGTCCAGCCGGGCGCCGTCATCTCCGCCGAAACGCACGACGCGTTCGAAGGCAAGATCAAGCACGAGACCGACAAGCCGTCCGAAATTCTGAACTTCCCCTACCTCAATCCCCAGAACGGACCGATCTACGTCGAGGGCGCCGAAAAGGGCGATACGCTCGCCGTCTACATCAAGGAGATAAAGCCGCGTGGCGAGCAGCCCTCCGGCACGACCGTGCTGCTGCCGGAATTCGGTGGCCTGGTCGCGACGGGCGACACGGCCATGCTCAACCCGCCTCTGCCGGAGCGCGTGAAGAAGCTTCACGTCGATGCGGAAAAGGGCGTGAAGTGGAACGACCGCATCACGCTGCCCTACGAGCCGTTCATCGGAACCATCGGCACATCGCCCGAGATCGAGGCGATCTCCTCGCTCGTGCCGGACTATTACGGGGGCAACATGGACTTGCCGGACGTCGCACCCGGTGCGGTCGTCTACCTGCCGGTCAACACCAAGGGCGCCTATCTCTATCTCGGTGACTGCCACGCAGCCCAGGGCGACGGCGAATTGTGCGGCGTCGCGATCGAACACCCGACGGTCACGACGATCCAGGTCGACCTGATCAAGGGCTGGACGATCAAGACCCCGCGCCTCGAAAACGAACAGTTCTACATGACCATCGGCTCGTCGCGCCCGCTAGAGGACGCCGCGCGTCAGGCCTACCGCGAGCTTACCCGTTGGCTCGCAGCGGATTTCGGCTTCGAGGAACTCGACGCCTATATGCTGCTGACCCAATGCGGCCGCATGCGCCTCGGCAACATGGTGGACCCCAAATACACGATGGGCGCCTCGATCCTCAAATCGATCGCAGGTCCCTACCAGGGCTAGACAAAAGCCAGAAATGGCGAACGGCCGGACCCGGTAGAGATCGGGTCCGGCCGCTTGGCGTGTGCGTGCTTTGAACGATTACATGCTTGGCATGATCACGGCGTCGATGACGTGGATAACGCCATTGTCGGCCGCGATGTCCGCCTGGGTAATATTGGCTTCATTGACTTTCGCGCCGCCTTCGAGCGTGAAGGTTACGTCGCTGCCCTCGACGGTCGCAGCCGTCATGCCTTCGGTCAGGTCGGACGAGGCGACGGCACCCGGCACGACGTGATAGGTCAGAATCGACACCAGCTGGTCTCGGTTCTCCTCGAGAAGCAGATCTTCGACCGTGCCTTCAGGCAGCGCTGCAAAGGCCTCGTCCGTTGGGGCGAAAACGGTGAATGGGCCTTCGCCCTTCAGGGTCTCGACCAAGCCGGCTGCTTCGACTGCGGCGATCAGCGTCGTGAATGTCCCGGCTTCGGCGGCAGTGTCCACGATGTCGGCGGCCAAGGTGGACGTCGTCATCGTGATGGCGGCTGCTCCGGCAATGAGAATGGTCTTCAGCATCGTCATGTCCTCGTCTGGGTTGGGAGCGATCGTCATGACCGTCTCCAGCCCTGGTTACGTGCTCCCCGTCGGCCCGGTTCAGGCCGATTCCGCCGACCGCCATCACGTCTCCGTCAGGCGATTTTGATCCAGATCGACAAAAAAATGTCATCCGGAAGAACCGAACGCGGTAAACTATGATGGATTTCGTCAGTTGTGCGGATCAACTCTGGTATAGTCGCAACCAAATTGAACCTCTCCAGGTGCTGGCATGAGCGTCGCGTTCGTCAAGGAAGAAAGTGCCGAGGCCGCATCGGAGACCGTGCTGCCGGCTCGGCCTATTTCGGACCGAATCAATCTTGTGACCAATGAGGGTCTGAAGATGCTTGAGGACGCCTATTCGCAGGCGCATCAGGCTCTGGAAGCGGCCAACGCCCTCGACGATATCAACGAGCGCCGACGCCAGTCGGCGGTTCCGGCGCGCGATGTGCGGTACTTTTCCGAGCGCCTCAGAACTGCGCAATTGACGGCGCCACCAACCAGCACCGATGCGGTGGCATTCGGCCACACGGTGACCTTCGAGCGCGATGACGGTCGCACCCAGACCTATCGCATCGTCGGCGAGGATGAAGCAGATCCGTCCAAAGGCTCGATTTCGCACGCATC
This window harbors:
- a CDS encoding ABC transporter permease, with amino-acid sequence MTLSDVQPRRRSRLAAAFSRLEGPQTMGRGPGFWAGFLVVVALASAYPLFSDGYTVGNTVYFFTWTFMAMGLSLIWGYGGALSFGQTAFFGLAGYTYGVLTINIGAEYGFTLVALLLAMLVAGALAALIGYFLFFGRITGVFLGIVTLSITLVFERFMAQTAGPQWAIGSARLNGYNGMSGMPPLTIPWPSGDIVLYPDIALYYVVLGLVVLVYLGLRMLVNSRFGNVLVAIRENPERAEMLGYDIRKYQLGAFVIGAMLAGLSGVLYTAWGQYITPSSMSITAAALPIVWVAVGGRSDLTATLVGTLVVLGGFQALTIYGSQYALIVMGALLVATVLVAPEGIIAAISKLPARLRARSQKGEAV
- a CDS encoding ABC transporter ATP-binding protein; the protein is MALLRTSGLNKHFGGLHVTNDVNFDLQAGEIHCLIGPNGAGKSTLFRLILGEHLPSSGTIHYDGTDITTAKPFQRIRKGISVKFQVPGIFKALNVRQNLEIALQHHLEGHSLGEEIDRLLEFLNLTDAADQLAGNLSHGQKQWLEIGMAISLKPKLLLLDEPTAGMTPDETFATGEMVQRLNADGVTVLAVEHDMAFVRQIAQRVTVLHFGRIFAQGTIDEIVADERVAAIYLGEGHHD
- a CDS encoding ABC transporter ATP-binding protein, yielding MTDILLKTDGLWAGYGGKPVLQGVDLAIGKGEIVAVIGRNGVGKSTLMKSLIGLLPSFKGGITFGDTDIRKLPAHKRARLGIGYVPQGRDVFPRMTVEENLKVGASIAPGAKVDPAIYDEIYQYFPILAERRNQRAGTLSGGQQQQLAIGRVLVGRPSLILLDEPSEGIQPSIVQDIARIAVELNRTTGVAIAFVEQNIDMIRAMAQRCYVMDKGRITAELTPQMLDSRETVRRYLAV
- a CDS encoding acetamidase/formamidase family protein; amino-acid sequence: MSWFDESIMARKAVAKGKPGEHHTITEAEQGIYHYVYGAFVEPKLHVQPGAVISAETHDAFEGKIKHETDKPSEILNFPYLNPQNGPIYVEGAEKGDTLAVYIKEIKPRGEQPSGTTVLLPEFGGLVATGDTAMLNPPLPERVKKLHVDAEKGVKWNDRITLPYEPFIGTIGTSPEIEAISSLVPDYYGGNMDLPDVAPGAVVYLPVNTKGAYLYLGDCHAAQGDGELCGVAIEHPTVTTIQVDLIKGWTIKTPRLENEQFYMTIGSSRPLEDAARQAYRELTRWLAADFGFEELDAYMLLTQCGRMRLGNMVDPKYTMGASILKSIAGPYQG
- a CDS encoding fasciclin domain-containing protein translates to MTTSTLAADIVDTAAEAGTFTTLIAAVEAAGLVETLKGEGPFTVFAPTDEAFAALPEGTVEDLLLEENRDQLVSILTYHVVPGAVASSDLTEGMTAATVEGSDVTFTLEGGAKVNEANITQADIAADNGVIHVIDAVIMPSM
- the greA gene encoding transcription elongation factor GreA; this translates as MSVAFVKEESAEAASETVLPARPISDRINLVTNEGLKMLEDAYSQAHQALEAANALDDINERRRQSAVPARDVRYFSERLRTAQLTAPPTSTDAVAFGHTVTFERDDGRTQTYRIVGEDEADPSKGSISHASPVAMALFGKSVGDVVQLGKDELEIIAIA